In the genome of Corythoichthys intestinalis isolate RoL2023-P3 chromosome 19, ASM3026506v1, whole genome shotgun sequence, one region contains:
- the LOC130907378 gene encoding probable G-protein coupled receptor 139 encodes MEGVGVTILVTVQKIYYPLLCIMGIPANLFTFYMICFRKCGMSDTAVVYLSCLAIVDTFYLLWVILIDLTLTFWLLQPFWHSYPWCGILGFLQYGSLYSSSWIVVVFTIERYLVLRSTEAKQHFSQTRVTKLTCLAIVVASHLVSVPLGWINVVESVNISVDGENVTLPRCQYQDEIYSTIIVWITTFLSGGIPIVLVIIFNYLIGLHLCRASNLFTKEERRVMHGRSTRGMLRRTILLLGTVSVAFVVLSLPRFVTYCILRTQYNTKQFNRNDYTIPINVAGDLANMLQNLNSTTNFLLYCMVSGRFRQELLRVVTCKTVTREASSFLTHTMKVFSVSEQRATSSHNREDYQAQTSQVEEIDMCK; translated from the exons ATGGAGGGAGTTGGTGTCACCATATTGGTCACCGTTCAGAAGATCTACTACCCGCTCCTTTGCATCATGGGCATTCCAG CAAACCTTTTCACCTTCTACATGATCTGCTTCCGTAAATGCGGAATGTCTGACACAGCCGTGGTGTACCTCAGCTGCCTCGCTATAGTGGACACCTTCTACCTGCTGTGGGTGATCCTCATTGACCTGACCCTCACCTTTTGGCTGctgcagcccttctggcactccTACCCGTGGTGTGGCATTCTGGGCTTCCTGCAGTACGGCTCTCTCTACAGTTCCTCGTGGATTGTGGTGGTATTCACCATTGAGCGCTACCTGGTCCTTCGCAGCACGGAGGCCAAGCAGCACTTCTCCCAGACGAGGGTCACTAAGCTTACTTGCCTGGCTATCGTCGTGGCATCTCACCTGGTGTCGGTGCCGCTCGGATGGATCAACGTTGTGGAGTCCGTCAACATTTCAGTGGATGGAGAAAACGTGACACTGCCTCGATGTCAATACCAGGATGAAATCTATTCCACTATCATTGTGTGGATAACTACCTTTCTCTCAGGAGGTATCCCCATAGTGCTTGTCATCATCTTCAATTATCTCATCGGGCTTCATCTGTGCCGCGCCAGTAACCTTTTCACCAAAGAGGAGCGCCGTGTCATGCACGGACGCAGCACTAGGGGCATGTTGAGAAGGACCATCCTCCTGCTAGGGACAGTCTCTGTGGCATTTGTAGTGCTCAGCCTGCCTCGCTTTGTCACATACTGCATCCTCAGGACCCAGTACAACACAAAACAATTTAATAGAAACGACTACACAATCCCCATTAATGTCGCTGGCGACCTGGCTAATATGCTCCAGAATCTAAACTCCACCACAAACTTTTTGCTCTACTGCATGGTCAGCGGCCGCTTCCGACAGGAGTTGCTTCGCGTGGTGACTTGTAAAACTGTGACGAGAGAAGCCTCCTCCTTTCTCACACATACCATGAAAGTCTTTTCAGTGTCAGAGCAGAGGGCCACATCATCACATAACCGTGAAGATTACCAGGCCCAGACCAGTCAAGTTGAGGAAATAgacatgtgtaaataa
- the traf3ip2a gene encoding E3 ubiquitin ligase TRAF3IP2: protein MDFSNGFCPHQSVPVEVDENMTPSSPGLDWPPNCQQCSGPGNSRIWDQTGDMNIHVNRERLLQRYFQSVSKISPPPSDPFFNPQNTDIQGAYVWLPRQEGNHHSSFNKRQNSSESSVNEADGLEQPLPLISDTNAGYYVPPRYPAAHAPGHCFHPMKESCLKHCACPHQRVPPYQRAWNHPGNNMHCKDVSNAINTPQPQAGVAPRDVICEVSLGYPIQANPGTGTRETRKTITLPEEYRNVFITYSVDAADEMTVFTKFLISQGFKPAIDIFDNATRRMGITRWMDRFLNDKSVLIIVAISPKYKEDVEGDGDDEHGLHTKYIHNQIQNEFIQQGCLNFRLIPVLFSNATKKHVPSWLQNTRIYRWPHDTQNLLLRLLREERYIIPQAEASLTLTISPL, encoded by the exons ATGGACTTTTCAAATG GATTCTGCCCTCATCAAAGTGTTCCTGTCGAGGTGGACGAGAACATGACACCCTCCAGTCCAGGTTTGGACTGGCCCCCTAATTGCCAGCAATGCAGTGGACCGGGGAACAGCAGAATCTGGGATCAAACTGGGGACATGAACATCCATGTCAACCGGGAGAGACTACTTCAGCGTTATTTTCAAAGTGTATCCAAAATAAGTCCTCCTCCCTCCGACCCGTTCTTCAATCCACAGAATACAGACATCCAGGGTGCCTATGTTTGGCTTCCAAGACAAGAAGGGAATCACCATAGTAGTTTTAATAAACGTCAAAACTCCTCTGAGAGTTCAGTTAATGAGGCAGATGGCTTGGAGCAGCCACTTCCACTCATATCTGACACCAACGCCGGCTACTACGTTCCACCACGCTACCCAGCAGCACATGCACCTGGCCACT GCTTCCATCCAATGAAGGAGAGTTGTCTTAAACACTGTGCGTGTCCACATCAGAGAGTACCACCCTACCAGCGGGCATG GAACCATCCCGGAAATAATATGCATTGTAAAGATGTTTCAAATGCCATTAATACCCCTCAACCACAAGCTGGGGTGGCTCCGAGGGATGTCATCTGTGAGGTCAGTTTAGGTTACCCAATTCAGGCAAATCCAGGAACAGGTACTAGAGAGACAAGGAAGACTATCACTTTACCTGAAGAATACC GGAATGTTTTCATCACGTATTCAGTGGACGCAGCTGATGAAATGACTGTCTTCACCAAATTTCTAATAAGTCAGGGCTTCAAACCAGCA ATTGACATATTTGACAATGCGACCAGACGAATGGGCATCACCAGATGGATGGACAGATTTTTGAATGAT AAATCCGTCCTCATCATTGTGGCAATCAGCCCCAAGTACAAGGAAGATGTCGAAGGGGATGGTGATGACGAGCATGGGCTGCACACCAAGTACATCCACAACCAG aTTCAAAATGAATTCATCCAACAAGGCTGTCTGAACTTCAGACTGATACCGGTCTTGTTCTCCAATGCGACTAAG AAACATGTCCCCAGCTGGCTTCAGAACACAAGGATCTACAGGTGGCCTCATGACACGCAGAACCTGCTTTTACGCCTGCTTAGGGAGGAGCGCTACATCATTCCACAGGCAGAGGCATCTCTCACCCTCACAATTTCTCCACTatga